DNA from Chrysemys picta bellii isolate R12L10 chromosome 13, ASM1138683v2, whole genome shotgun sequence:
CAGCAAAAAAATCTGCTGCTGGCCCCAATTAAGAAACACACACTTCATTGTTCTTCAAATCTGCCTTGAACACATTGGGGTGGAGGGTAAGACAGTCTTTGGTCTCCCTCTGGGACTGCCAGCATGGGTGCCAGTTGTAGAgctgtttttaaatgtacaacTGTCCGTAGCACATGGACTTGGACCCAGCAAATTAATTTCACAGCCAGCCAAGTATAATTAACAAGTTCTGAGTTGGTCCAGATTTGAACCTAAGGGTGAAATGTTGATATCCTATAAACAATCTAATTCTACTCTCTTCATTTCCTTCTTGGAATTGCTCGGGTCTTTATACCCGCTGCCCTTCTCTCCTCTTAAAAACAattcatcctccccctcccccaacctactAGCTTAGTCATATGTGAAAATTCACAACTTTGCTCTGATTTCTAATCCTTGAAGGGAATGCATGGACACCTGGAAATCTCTGCTGGTGTAATCTCTTGCAATGGGATATTTCCCATCAAGTAGAATATCTATTATTGTCCTCTAGAGCTGGATAGTCTTTCTTAGAAATAAAGTACAGACACTGAGATGTCACCACATGGGAGGCTCTGAAAGCAGAATACCCCAAAAGAGGTGTGAGATGTTACAGCTGTATCTTTTCCCTATTTTATTGCCCCCACTTGTCTTTTTAGACCAGTGATACTCAAACTGAGGCtcgggagctgcaagtggctcttcgATGTATCTCCTGCGGCTCTGCAGCacgatattaaaacactgtgtgatttaattattaacctgTCTAAACTATTAACCAATCagaatgcttttactatgttattaaccaatggtagaatacttggtcagtcattttgctgtgagaataatatatgtaaatatataaaaaaggtaAATGAAACAAATTCACGCTACTGTgcctcttttgggtaatgttgatcactaatttggccgctgaaccactgagatctgagtatcactgctttagAGAGCTCTGTGCTGTGTTTAACCCTTCGTACATGACAATGGCCACGTAAAgtgttatattaaaaaataaagtgaataaaTCACAATGGACGATGCACTTGAAGATTTTTGGATCAGACTTAGAGGAGATTTCCGTGTTGTCTTAGCTTATGTGCTACTGAGGGTAGTTTTGTCCCTCATTGGGTGCAAATCCTGAGttcttcacagagctcttcttgcaGACAGCTTTGCATTTTGTTCAAATTTCATTTGACTTTGTTCTCCACCCCACCCATTTCTAAGGATGCAGACTTCTTTCGGCAATTCTTTTGTCTTTCTCATTGTGTGCATTGATTCAGTATTGCATTACAGTCCACAGCAAACATTTTCTTTAGGTGTGTTTGTCTAACTGTATACCAAATCCATCTAGCTAATATCAAGAAGCACCTTTCAGAATTCTATAATGTGTTTCCAGCTGAGGTAAGAtgttttgtttattgtgtgtCATTTCTGAGGATCTTTTGTTTTTCAATAAATGACACCCCCAATAAAACGTGCTAAAATCTTATAACTAAAGATGGATAAGACTGAAATCTTATTTGGCCatttcacttgtgttttcattgtTGAATTGTcatgaatttgtttttttaataagcatATTAGGCACACAACTGTGCACTCACAATTTGTGTCTAGTGTGCTCATGCCATTACCATGATGTTATCCATAAATTTTGTGAGATCATGTGCAACTGGCTAATTGTGCATAGCTGCACACAATTACCTGGTTTAGCAGCACAGCAGTGGTAACTCTGCATGCAAATTAGGTGTGTGATTCAAAGACTCTAAGCATGAATTTGAGATAGGCTTGAATTCCAACTAGAATCTTGCTGGCAGGGTGTTGGTTTTTAACCTATAAAACCTAGATGTTTTGGGACCTGTTTTTGTGACAGATCCCCTTTTCCCCGCCAAGGCTTACAGCCACATTTGAAATTGGCAGAGGCTGCCAGGCTGGAATGTCCTTGATCTAAAGGAAAGGAAATCCAttctttctgtgtttgtttgttagGACGGGGGCAACTTCTTTCAGAACTCACTCCCCTCATTGATCTTTCCAAACCTGCATTTGCTAACCTCCCACCtttgctctctcttttttccagcaATTGGGGAGAAAGTAAACTGCGGGCTAGGGTGGCTATATTTATGGATAGTCCCTTTTGTGTTATTTTGTGTGTTTTAACCCATGGGTTGGGTGTCCAGAGCAGAGGATGGGAACCTACAGATATAGCTTCTAATTTCAAATAAATACATCTCTGGGATTACCAGATTTTGGACATAATCTTTGACTTCCAGTTATTGTTCCAGCCACACACATGGATTCTGCATTGAATATGACttcatttattaactataaatttgtttaaaaatattaagatATCAAAAATCTATCCATGTTTAATTGGCACCCTTTAAACTCCAGTGTGTGCTTTGGTTCTAAGGTTCCGATGTTGGCACAGTTCTTATTTAACTGATGCCACTAGAACTCCACTGCATGTTTTGGTTCTAAGGCTTTGACCTTGATACAGAAGGCTCTCCCATTCAAGGATGCCATTTTATGTGCAGCATTAGGTTTTGCTGTGTCTGGATAGCTGTCCTATTTGGAGCTTGCATGCCGTTCCTGGCTTGTGTTTTAGTTCTCCATTATTACTCGGTTTACTCTCTGTGTTAGGCTATTGCTCTCAGCCTGTTCCCTCCCTGAGATTAGTCTTGCTGACTCGAATTGTTGTTAAACAAAGCTCAAAACGTTTTAATCTTCCAAGTTAACATAGCAAAGCTTAGTAATGGGAATAAAGATTTTTCCTATAGACCATTGTGCTCTGGTACTTGTGTTGAGCACCCAGTTTAATCTTCAATAAAGTAAAGTATAACAAATTGCATGTAGGGGAAATTAATCTTGTTTTATCGTGTGGAATTTCCAGACCAGTCATGCTTTCTCTGGCTGGAAAAAGGTTACTATACCAAGAGAAGTACTTCCCTTCTTTGTTATGGGCTGACTCCTCTTGAACTTTTCTGTTGCTGTGGTTCTGCAGACGACTGCAGAATGACTCTTCTTGAATCATATTTGCATATCATTTCCTTTCATCACTGACTGCTTGCTGGAAAATTTGCTCTCCTGCATCTTGTACTAGTGGTTTGTTTTTGCCCTCAAAGACAATTTAGATTTTATTCCATGGCTGCTTTGACCTTGCTGTGGTGATAATTTTTGCCCTCACTGTACATGGTCTGAATAACTTCTTAGTTGTTTTGGCTACATCCCcaaactgtgtgtgtatgtattgtaGTTATCTAGTGGTAGGCTCTCTAAGTGGTTTCTCCCCAGCTCCTTCATGTTAACCAACACTGGAAAACATGGTTTGCTGCCTTATCTTGGATAATATGAGGGTCAATTTTCAATCTTACGCAAATTAAATGACTTACCCCAAACTTGTCACCAATCAGTGTTTTATAAATATTGTGTAGCAGAGTGTTCTGTCTGCCCCTGGCCTAAAGGGCACTAACTAAACGATCCCCAGACTCCTCTGTATTAACTGTCCCATTCTGTATTTTTGTTGAACAGAAAtacctttcttttaaaaaaggaaatgagagaaTCTGGTTCCCTTTTGAGGGGATCTCACTGTCTGGGCTGGTTTTCTGTCGGATATAATGTGCATAATATGTTGTTCTTATCCAAATGTGTACGTATGGGTGCATGCATTGATGCATACCATCATACCAGACCAAATGGTAAGACCATCGCATGCataatgttcttatgttcttataagtgTTTATCCATGCAAAGAAAAGTCTTGATTTAATTTGTTCATGTTAGGAGTTGTGCCAATATAACTATTTTGTTAAATCACACCCTTCCCCAAAATAGTTCCACTTAAAAGTTTTTCCAGTATCCATCACCCCAGAAAGCACTGTGTAAGTTTCTTTACTGCAGGCACGTTTAAATTGGGGAAATCTCAAAATACACAGCAAACTCCTGCAGGGTCAGCCAGCACAGCTTCATTCCCTTATCACCTCAGCTGAAAGACCCCAATTCCACTCTAGTCAGTTCCAATAAAACCTTGTTTGCCAGTGGTCTGAAAAGGGcctggaggagaaaaaaaatcctcagcCTCTGGGACAAAACGTCTGCCAGAAAATGCCTCTGGGGAAGGCTTCCCTGAGCTCCTAGAGTGAGGCAATTATAATTCTAGCCAGAGCCATGACAGCCCAGAGGTTATGTAAACCCTCTTCTGCTCCATCCCACTTAGGCCCAGCGAGATTCCTTATATAAGTAGGCCCAGCCGCCCTTTTTGTTCCTTTGGTTCATGTGTTGCTACTGTGTGCCGTTTATCTAATGTCATTGTTTGCTttgctgctttgtttttgttaaatgaaGGCCTGAAGTTAACTGGAATTTCTTTAACACTCATATTCACTTAAAAGAAGCCACTTCTTTGCTGGACAGAAGTTAAAGCCGCTTGGAGACAGTCCCATCAAGAGTCCTCTTCCACAGCACTGCTTCCTTTTGAATGAATGGCTTTGCAGCAGTTGTTTGGGGTGTCGCTTGTTGTGTTGGGCCCTTCATTTTTTGGTTCCTTTGCTGCTACTTTTGATGCTTCCATTGTTGTTAATTTAGGAGGGGAGAAGTCAGCAAAAGCAGAGAAGCATTAATTACAGCCTTTTCACTGCTACTGTACAACCTTTCTGGAAGTGCTCGCAATCTTTTTTATGGCAGAACCTATTAGCACACAGAGAGGGGCAGGTTTGCGCTGATACTTTAAAATGAAACAAGCATCATACTTTTAAGAATATGCTGCTGCCTGTACAAACCTCCACACTCTAATGGCTCAATccagcagtccttactcaggcaaaactcccactgatgacAATTCAAGGTGTGGGGGGctctgcctgagtaaggactgcggGGTCAGGTCCCTAATCTGCATAATAATATAAATGATTTGGCGCAGTGTACAATTTTATAGATTCATTTTCTAATATACTAGTCACAAGTCAAGATACATTAGATCTTAGAAGTGAAGAGCAGGAGGAATAGCTGTTTCTCAATTCCTGCCTTATCCCTCACTTTATTTTGTATTCTCTGTATTGCTTGCGGTCCCAACATTGGAGGACAGGTATGGTATCTGACTAGTTCTCACTAAGCTAATCACTGAAGGCTGTTTATATGCCAAATAGGGTAATACTCAGTTTTTACTGACTTCATGCTTAGCAGAACTCCAAATAAGGAACAGACATTTATATAGATGATGCCTCCAAAAAACTTGAAAATGATTAGGCTGCTGGTGCACTGATATCACTGCTGATCATGATGGCCAATACTGTGTCGTTTTCTTGTACTCCCCATCTCTCTGTATCTAGTTGCTGTCTCTTAGCTTTCATACTTAGACAGTAAGGTCTTTGTAGCAAGGTCtatcttttgttttgtgtttgtacagcacctaacacaatgggcccCCGATCTCTGGCTGAGTCTCCTCGGCCCTACAGTATTACAAATAATGTTAATACAAACAGCCACCGTTCCCattagataaaataaaaatgtatgtaaggggtataaaccctcctgcttcagggcacaagTTACCACTAACTGACAGGAGTTAGGAAGGAACTTCCTCTGTGCAGTTTATGCCATAATTGTGCATCATGGATATTCTCGCTTCTTTAAAACATCTGATACAGCACACTGTTACAGACAAAATACTGTACTAGATGGACCACAGGTCTGATCCAGGATGACAGGTCCTACATTTCTGGGCTTAGTCCCTGTCTACAGCACAAATTGAACAATGTTAGTTAAGTTTAAATGGTCTCTGCCTTTCTTATTGGGTTTGGTGACGGCCAAGGCActgggtctacactagaaaattaggtcagtttacgtttgtcaggggtgtgaaaaatccacccccctgagcagtTTAGGTAAACTGACCTAACTCCCTGCGTACACAGtggtaggtcaatggaagaattctgtctcagggaggtggattacctatgccaattggagaacccctcccatcagcataggtagtgtctgcACTGAAGAAATGCAATGGCGCAGTGTTTTAATTGTCGACAAGCTCTAAGAATCAACCTGTTTTTTTCATCAGCTACCAGGGCTGATAGCTGGAGGCTAAACTACAGGTTATCCTTATCAAAAACTATTTGAAATTGTATTCCACCCAATATGAATCAACGCCTCTCAGATCAAATCAAAGTCAGGGGATGGaaggaaaataaatacatttttaaccatGATTAGCTGTATTGACAGAACTGCTGAACAGAAAATGAAAAGCTCTCTTGAGAAAAGATTTGTGGGGAAGTAgttggggtctagtggttagattgGGAGGGGGGCAAGGACTTGCACTGAAGATCAtgggttctactcctggttcTTCCACTGACTCCCTGAACGACTTGGGAAAGTCATATAACTTCAGTTTCCTTATTTGTATCCTGGGTAGAACAATAGCTGTTTCAATGGGGTGCTTTGTTATTTGCctaattaatcatagaatcatagaaatgtagggctggaaggaacgtAAATACGtcatcaagcccagccccctgcggggaaccaggaccaagtaaacctagagtcctagactatccctgacaggtgtttgtccaacctattcttaaaaacctctaatgatggggattccaaaacctcccttggaaacctattccagaacttaactacccttagagttagaaagtttttcctaatatctaacctaaatctctcttgctgcagattaagaccattacGTCTTGTCCTACTAAAGCTTGTGCTTTGAAATGGTCAGTTTAAAGTTGCTGTTGAGGTGCTGTGTATTTATCATGATGATGCTTTCTGCTGTGAGATTCTTTTGTTTTCTGTGCAGATTAGAAGCGATACATCCCAGATCCTGGATGAGACCATTCCGCTCATTAAAGCCAAGGTGGTAGAAATGAACAACATCTATGCCAAAATTGATAAATTAGAGGTTTGTTACATTGAGATTTGCATtcttggggcagggggcgggaatGTGCTTCTGAGGTTGCCCTTCCTCTGGAATTGTGCGGAGTGCTCGCATATTTGCAACTAATTTTGTTCCGTCAGGCAgtatgttttttgtttgcttgtttgttttaaatcagtggCCTAAAATACAGCACTTATATAATAAGTGCTTGCGGAATTGGGGCCTTAAAGAATCATTTATTTTCTAATTCACCAACTCCTAGTATTAGATTTAAGGTATCCATAATGATCAGGTCTTTGTGACTTGTAGGGGGATTTATGCCATGGTGtttactgttgttgttgttgttttttttaaaggtcaggTCTCATGTCCATAAGTTTCAGCTTGTTGATAATAGTCTTGTGTAATTTTGTAAAAGATATCTCTGTGCTTCCCTCTTCTGCAGCGTTTTAGTGTTTGGTGTATCCTGAATGAGGGAAGCCAGTACGATTCACTAAGATGATGTCCTCACCATATTTAGTAAGCAGTATATTAAAATTACAGTGTCAGCTCAGGGCAAGGTTGCCTCTGGGATGAATATAATTAAAACATGACAAGATAAATCACATAATGTTTAATATCACTTCTAAACTGACTCGGAGAAGTGGAAGAAGCTAAATGTTCATGGCATCAATTCCAGGTGGGCAGTTCACAAGCTTTGAGCTCAACCCCTGTACAAAGTAGCAAAATaactctccccgcccccacccctcacaCGAGGTTTAGTGTTGAGGGCAGGAATGGCAagtgatttatttgtatttaaagcATTGCATTTTCCAGAGCAAATTTCTTTGCCCTTTTATGCCACCTTTCATCCAAGGGCTCTGAAGTATTTTATATCCAGCTACAGAACTGTGAAGCTGGTAGGtagtcctattttacagatggggaaactgagtcatggagcttcagggcaaaattttcaaaagtaagagTCTAACGCTAGGGTCCTAAGACAATTAGGTACCAccctggttttcaaaagtgctgagcatcccaACCTCAATAAGAGCTATTGGGTtctcaacacttttgaaaattagggaGGTGCCTGAATATTGACATAGGCACATTTTGAAAATCACACCCTAAGTTTATTTGGGCTTCTGTCTTAGCAAATCTTTGCTCTAGTGACATGCCTAAAATTATAAGCAAGTAAGTGGCAGAGCCCCTGACTCCTACCTCCCTTCTCTAACAGTGAGAGAACCCTCTTTCACCTACTATTTCTTTATCGATAGTTACTACTTCAGTGTTTAATTTGaattgaaaattatttaaaaaacaaacttggaTTACCACTTCTTATTTTTTGCCAAGGGCTACAATCTGAGATTTGTTTCTTGGCTAGCTGGGTCCTAGAAAACACTTTTCAAGCCAAATGGAGTATTTGATGCGGTTACTCTCAAGATGGACAGTAATTTTACACCCTGTTGATACCTGTGCTGCCTCTTATTTTATTTGATTCTACTGAGTAGggataaaaaaaatctccatttcaTCACATGAATTCAGGGTCATTCTGGCTCGTATTATAACCAGTACTAAAAAATTCTGCAGGCCAGATTCTGTCCTCAGTGACACCTCTGCAACAACTTTGCCATCTGGTGTTTGCACAGGTGTAGCAGGACCACATTCTGTCCCTGGTAAATGGAACTGAATTGACAATTCTGTGGTTATACACAAGCAGGAAGTAAACTCCTCTTGTTTCTCCTATAGCTCTGCAAGGCTAACTAGAGtaaaaaagtagaaaaaaatcacttttgccaGCAAAGTGAGCAGATCCAACTCAAAATACGCATAGGGTACTGATCTATTGAATAAGAAGGTGTCATTTGTACAGGATTTATTTTCAGACTAGAGCTACTCTTCAgagccttgattcagcaaagtagAAAGTGGGTTCTGTAGACAGATAAAATAAGAGAGTACCTGCTGTGAAGAGCTCACAATTAAGACAGTCCTATAAACTCTGCCTTGTAGCAATTTGTGTGTACGTGGGAGAGTATTACAGTGGAATTTGGGTTTTAGTGATCACTCTATTGTGATCATTTGGATACATGGATCAGTTTTTTTCCAAAAGGCAGTTTCAATGTGTGTCTGACCAGCGGGGGGCCTTTAGCTGAAAGAATCATATGGGAAGTGATGTATTATTGTATTTGATGTTTACAAAAGTAGAAAAGAATTTCACACCTTTGAGTGTCACTGGGctgcaggtaaaaaaaaaaaaatgttacagtTGATGGGAGCTGTTTTTATCCTGACTGCTCTGATTTGGCATTCTAGGATGTCTAGTAGGACTCATGCTGTCCTTGCTAGATGGAGACTCTGTTTCTCTGCTTGTGATTGATTTGGCGTTTCACTGTTCTATGGATCTGGATGTAGTGATCATTCAGCTAGAACACTCCTGTGCCCAGCGCCTCTTACAACTGGATTCAACAAGAAATCAGAGGATGTCTTAGGCCAGAAGTTCAGAGACCTCCGTCTAGTCACTAAGACTAATAATAATTTTGTTTCTGCCGTTTTCTACCCACAGCCAATTATAAGTGCAAATGAATTTAGTCTTCTGACCACTAGTTTGCAAGTGCAAACAAATAATGTAGTTGGAGGTCTATGGTCAGATTTTCAGCCAGTATGCAAGTGCTCATCTAGTCTGTTTGCAAACAAGGAGCAAAattgtgcatttgaaaatttttgtGTATTGGAAAAATTGGCGCTAAATCATTTGCCCCTGTGAGTAATTACTCATCTTATTGGCTATAGGTGGAAAATTAGAGTCCGGGTTTGAAAATGCATCCCTATTGCTACTCCTATTAATAATAGTGCATTCTGACATCTGTCTGAAGCCATCGATTTGACTCTGGATCAGTAGCCTGGATAGTATTGAAAACCAATGTGCCGATGCTAGTAATtctcattagattttttttctgtcccCTTCCACAGGCATTTGTTAAAATGGTTGGATGCCATGTCTCGTTTCTAGAAGAACAAGTGCTTCAAGCGGAGGGGAACCACAGCACTGTGTTTCATGCTGTTCGCAAACTACTTCAGTCTGCAGCTAtaccttcttttaaaaatgtgagtgTTTGAGAGCTGTTTATAGCACTTGGGGAAAGTGTTGTCAGAAATACTCcaccctcccaccaccagcaTGGCCTAGACAGTCGGTTTGATATTTCCGGGGAGTGTTGTAAACATTACACTGGATAATTGATTGTAACTAACCAACACaacagaaaaaatattatttcttgtaGTGAAATTGAGTAGTTAAAGAAGTCCTTTTCTAAGCTGTTATGTGGTGTTGCTGTGGGTTAAATAGCTTTTGTGTTAAATCTGAGAGACGTACACATTTGGTGGATGGAGAATGGAACTATtcccctgtgtgtgtatgtgcacgcGCGCGCACACTCACATATATAGTCTGTAGAATTTGTACATCATCTTGGGATGAAAGATGCTCTATAAGCATCTTGTGTTGAAATTACATCCTCTCCATAGACTTGTCATCCTCTGTGaaccagcactagagggggataAGGCACATGctctttgccagtgggtttcagtAATATTTACTGACAACAGAGGAATGTTGAGACTCAGGAAGCTGGATTTCCTTTCCAGGcaccctcttctctcctcccctccaaacCTGTCTCTGTGCCAGTGCTGTCTTGCTCCTCTcttttcctcttccccctccagctcctcatcccagtctccTCCCCTAGCTGgtcccagtccccctcccacccccccgactCTAGCTCCCAGTTTCCTTCCCCTGCTAGTTCCAGTCaccatctccatcctctttggctCCTCATTTGAGCTGTCCTCCCACGCCCTGCATGCTTGCAGTCCCTCCCTGTCCcagttccctccctccagcatccAGTCTCCTTGTCAGCCTGTCCCAGTatcccctgccctcccaggcttcctccaTCAGACTGCTTGTCCTAATCTGCTCCATCTACCTTGCCTCCTGGTCCAGTTTCTGTCCCCAGCAGAaaggctgcttcctcctcctcctccatgctgcctgtgtGTCAGACAGGGCAGCACTGAGAGCACAAGAGGGACAATCTGCCTGCTTTCAGTTTCTGGGATcagtgccacagcagcccctgcacctgcagttacagggaaagtcctgcttagCCTCTGCCACACTGGGATGGAGCATGCCCAATCACGCTGTGGGAATGGCATGTACACAGTCTGGTCAGTACATAGGAGCTCTCAGGGAACAGAGCATGCCAAACTCTAACGAGTCTCTGCTGAGCATGCGTGAACTGTGATTGTTCAGAGGGTTATAACTTGATCAGAGTCTCACCGGAACATCCCTGACACCAGCACGACCCCCcggccaaatttcaaatccctcctccaaaGCACGGAGGCACAAGAGCTTCTCAATGGTTCTAATAATTTTTTTCACATGGGCAAAGCAACATCTTTTGCTCTGATTTCATTTGATGAAATGGATGAACCATTTTtgctattatttaaaaaaaaaaaaaaaattcagcctgatgCAGATAAACagcttggaaaatttcagtccgaatggttaaaatttggtaagttataagcaactggcAACAggttcttataatgggaagtgttgagcaaccttaactataggttCCACCTATAATAATGATATTAGTGGTAGGGAAACATGAATATTCAGCAAAATATACATAGCAGGGAAAACATTgaggttctctctctctgcatccagaGGTCAAACTGGGCTGGGTCATGGCGAACTTGTTCTTTTATctgggcactttttaaaaacatgaaagcaTACTCTAAatgaaaagtctctctctctcgtggTTGCAAAGAAGACTTTCAAACTATGAAGTGAGAGTAACTGATGTAGTGATACCTGCTTGAGTTTGCAGACAGCTTGGAACAAGAGGTTTGAGAACCATTTGGTTTATTTCAATGGGTTGTCTgtataaaataaatcactttgATTGAAGCATGCAGGAAAGGATAGGGACTGTCTTACTATGAAGATGAGCTGTCAGTAGagtctcattttggtgtctcaAGTGGGAATTTCAGAGAGTACCACTTTTTTTTCCACTTCGACACTTGTCTGATACTCAAGGCTCCAAACTGCCATTTCCTTCTTCCTGACCTTTAGCAGCTCCCCGTATCACTGCCACCTTCCGATGGTTCATCACTCCCTCTCATCCATTCTGGAAGATCCCATTGCAGTGACCCAGCAAATTTGGCAGTTCTCTGTGCTGGGGGGCCTGTTGCCACTGAATGACAAATGTGCGTGATCTGGGATTACCACCTCCCCTTTGTCCCCCCACATCCACACTGAGTGAGACTTGAATCTTACAGCAGCCAAGGCGCAACAGGGGAGCATCCTGAGTGGCTGAATCTTGTGATGAGACCTTCAAGGATAGAGAAGGTGGGATCCTGCAACGTGGGTGGGTGTCACAGGCAGGTTTAACGTGTTTGTCTGGTTCTGAAATGGCAGGCTGCCCAGATTTACTCTGACCCATGAAGAAAAAGAGAGGGGGTTGTGCTGACGAAATTTCTCTAAAATAAAATCAggcttttcctctttctctgggcTGGAATAGATGGTGCATTCCACCTATTGCTTCCCtgcttttaaattaaatatacacattgTAAAGTGCAAGGAAAATCTCATTCTCGCTCTTTGCTACTATATCCCAAGGTGCAGCAGCAGTAACAGAGTTTTGGTTCCTCTATGCATACTGTTAGTTTAGGCTCTCCCCTCCAGGACTGGTACCATTCGCTGCATGGCAACTTGTTAAATTGTTGGTCTATGATTCTGCGTTTTGGGCATTGAATGGTTAGTTCCATAGCTGTCTATTCAGGGCGTTGTTGAGAAAAGTGTAAAATCTGTGGAAGAAATGGGCACTGATACAGTTCTGTCCTCATGTTAGGATCATGTAAGGGGTTGTTGGAGAGGAAGGGCAGCATGGCTAGGCAGGAAATGGGTGGAGACTTGCTGATTtattctgccccttccctcccccccaccagaaATGTGAGAGAACTTCTTAATTTCATGCATGTTATTGTCAGCACTTTGCAATGTAACTTGCACTGCAGGGACTTGCCTGGGGTGTTGCTAGTAACTGTGGTGGAACAGAGCTTCTGTATAGGTAGTGGGGGGAGTGGGAGATAGAGATTCCTCTCCCTTTTTATAGGGATTTTATAGTTCCCATTACCATATTATTTGagcccttcacaaatattaatgaatttatcctctcAGCATCACTGTTGAATAGAGAGGTCTCACTTTCCCTATTTCATAGGGTAGGAACTGATGCAtagagaggttaagtaacttcCCAAGAATACACTGGCACAGctggaaattgaacccagatctttggagttccagtctagtgccttaaGCATGAGATTATCCTTCTTCTCCAGGAACAGGGACCTGTGTCTGGGTTGGA
Protein-coding regions in this window:
- the BCAS4 gene encoding breast carcinoma-amplified sequence 4 isoform X4 translates to MSAGGGREEGAAAAVLQLLREQPEPQAEESGAQRFALCLPPGEEVKEVEETIEEMLIRLDEFCGMTDVIRSDTSQILDETIPLIKAKVVEMNNIYAKIDKLEAFVKMVGCHVSFLEEQVLQAEGNHSTVFHAVRKLLQSAAIPSFKNAYHKT
- the BCAS4 gene encoding breast carcinoma-amplified sequence 4 isoform X5, whose amino-acid sequence is MSRSTTMDGAMKVKEVEETIEEMLIRLDEFCGMTDVIRSDTSQILDETIPLIKAKVVEMNNIYAKIDKLEAFVKMVGCHVSFLEEQVLQAEGNHSTVFHAVRKLLQSAAIPSFKNKHTPAAQHTYDLPKLYRTEDYFPRNYVGTRYQSH
- the BCAS4 gene encoding breast carcinoma-amplified sequence 4 isoform X3, which translates into the protein MSAGGGREEGAAAAVLQLLREQPEPQAEESGAQRFALCLPPGEEIRSDTSQILDETIPLIKAKVVEMNNIYAKIDKLEAFVKMVGCHVSFLEEQVLQAEGNHSTVFHAVRKLLQSAAIPSFKNKHTPAAQHTYDLPKLYRTEDYFPRNYVGTRYQSH